One Brevibacillus choshinensis genomic window carries:
- a CDS encoding ATPase: protein MFKLGQRVVIVADSFEQGLPLGEYGYLIARDRNPDSAFAWVIRIPKIDKQFPVVEEDIALEAKLLEEEAERISHEALLDFALATRNEALFRQLVGLQEVDEANDEPVKESVEDFIRKVNMKAWI, encoded by the coding sequence ATGTTCAAGCTAGGACAACGCGTCGTCATTGTTGCCGACTCCTTTGAGCAAGGTTTGCCTTTGGGCGAATACGGTTACTTGATTGCTCGCGACCGCAACCCGGATAGTGCGTTTGCATGGGTGATTCGCATACCCAAAATAGATAAGCAGTTTCCTGTTGTAGAGGAGGACATCGCTCTTGAGGCGAAATTGCTGGAGGAGGAAGCGGAGCGCATTTCGCATGAGGCTTTGCTCGACTTCGCACTGGCTACTCGCAACGAAGCGCTTTTCCGTCAATTGGTGGGCTTGCAGGAAGTGGATGAGGCGAATGACGAACCTGTCAAGGAATCAGTAGAAGATTTTATCCGTAAAGTAAATATGAAAGCATGGATTTAA
- a CDS encoding tetratricopeptide repeat protein has protein sequence MSEFVSFTNEFGQTIDMSREDYQKKIIPHNLDMYWDKKEKLRDFAMELVKEQFHEQAAVAADRLLELYGPIESALIFRAVVHMQAREFDRAKAILTDCLERFPSSGTACTNLAKIYAFEGEDAKAFETLNTGLHKDPNQENGLNMYVESFLAGGSKDELRTQLEALAGKEGAWRPQLHLARLALTEENLLKAMHWYTHAIDGAKDRFEVVMTVTGELGQAGYVYQLIQICEKYWTPDFPFPYAGFNYANALIATDQKEKAIAILRNMQDHLPDNYKPMVDHFLLRVPGAQEIEAAAAQKVAESQPSDGTSKKSWWKIWK, from the coding sequence ATGTCTGAGTTTGTATCGTTTACCAATGAGTTTGGTCAAACCATCGATATGTCCCGAGAGGACTACCAGAAAAAAATCATCCCGCATAACCTGGACATGTACTGGGACAAAAAAGAAAAGCTTCGCGATTTCGCGATGGAATTGGTGAAGGAGCAATTTCACGAGCAGGCAGCTGTTGCGGCAGATCGGCTCCTAGAGTTGTACGGTCCGATTGAGTCTGCGCTCATTTTCCGGGCAGTCGTCCATATGCAGGCGAGAGAGTTCGATCGGGCCAAAGCGATTTTGACGGATTGTCTGGAACGCTTCCCATCTTCGGGTACAGCTTGTACAAATCTCGCCAAGATCTACGCGTTTGAGGGAGAAGATGCCAAAGCTTTCGAAACGTTGAATACGGGCCTTCACAAAGATCCGAATCAGGAAAATGGCTTGAATATGTATGTGGAAAGCTTCCTGGCTGGAGGGAGCAAGGATGAACTGAGGACTCAACTGGAAGCGCTCGCAGGAAAAGAAGGGGCGTGGCGCCCGCAGCTGCATCTCGCACGTCTCGCGCTGACAGAAGAGAATCTGCTCAAAGCCATGCACTGGTACACGCATGCGATCGATGGCGCAAAGGATCGCTTTGAGGTCGTCATGACAGTGACAGGCGAACTCGGACAAGCAGGGTACGTCTACCAGCTGATTCAAATCTGCGAAAAGTATTGGACACCTGATTTCCCGTTTCCTTATGCGGGATTCAATTATGCCAATGCTCTCATTGCTACCGATCAAAAAGAGAAAGCGATCGCCATCCTTCGCAATATGCAGGACCATCTGCCTGACAACTACAAGCCAATGGTCGATCATTTCCTCCTCCGTGTACCGGGAGCACAGGAAATAGAAGCGGCAGCCGCCCAAAAGGTGGCGGAGAGCCAACCGTCGGATGGTACCAGCAAGAAAAGCTGGTGGAAGATCTGGAAGTAG
- a CDS encoding ABC transporter permease encodes MQQKEIESAHRNYLQQEAKTRSWVLFTQCVLFIIFIGLWELLARTNTINPLIFSYPSKVFAEFWVSLLDGSLLPHVGMTVWETIVGFLLGTLLGTMIAAIIWWSPFLSRVLEPYLVIANSMPKVALGPVFIVSFGPGLFSVIAMGCSISVIITTINIYTSFKEVNPNFLKVVQTLGGNKKQTFSMVILPSTIPTILATLKVNVGLSWVGVIVGEFLVSQQGLGYLIIYGFQVFNFTLVMMSLAIIAVVATLMYQGVAYLERRLTSQFK; translated from the coding sequence ATGCAGCAAAAGGAAATTGAGTCCGCTCATCGCAACTATTTGCAACAGGAAGCCAAGACACGATCCTGGGTTTTGTTCACCCAGTGTGTGCTGTTCATCATCTTCATCGGATTATGGGAGCTGCTCGCACGAACGAACACGATTAATCCGCTGATCTTCAGCTACCCCTCGAAAGTTTTCGCGGAGTTTTGGGTGAGTCTGCTCGATGGCAGCCTGCTGCCCCATGTAGGGATGACCGTGTGGGAGACGATTGTGGGCTTTCTCCTGGGTACGCTGCTCGGAACGATGATCGCTGCAATCATCTGGTGGTCTCCGTTTCTCTCACGGGTCCTGGAGCCTTACCTCGTCATCGCCAACAGCATGCCAAAAGTCGCCCTCGGCCCTGTATTTATCGTCAGCTTTGGCCCCGGATTGTTCTCCGTCATCGCCATGGGCTGCTCGATTTCGGTGATCATTACGACCATCAACATTTACACCAGCTTCAAGGAAGTCAATCCCAACTTCCTAAAAGTCGTGCAGACACTCGGGGGGAACAAGAAGCAGACCTTTTCGATGGTCATCCTGCCTTCTACCATCCCTACCATTCTCGCTACTTTGAAGGTAAACGTGGGTCTCTCCTGGGTGGGTGTCATCGTCGGAGAGTTTCTCGTTTCGCAGCAGGGGTTGGGATATCTGATCATTTACGGGTTTCAGGTGTTTAATTTTACCCTGGTCATGATGAGTCTCGCCATCATTGCAGTCGTCGCCACCCTGATGTACCAAGGCGTCGCGTATCTGGAAAGGCGGCTCACCAGCCAGTTTAAATAG
- a CDS encoding ABC transporter ATP-binding protein, which produces MNQIPSTPAKIELGHVTHLYLSATRAFMAVRDINLRVEEGEFICLVGPSGCGKTTLLSLMAGLETPTAGKIWIDGKPVTGTSRQVGYMLQQDYLFNWRTIEDNVFLGLDIQGIRTKETEEYALHLLEEMELIEVRKSSPMQLSGGMRQRVALVRTLACQPDVLLLDEPFSALDYQTKLKLEDLIFTTLRRHKKTAVLVTHDLSESIAMGDRVYILSRNPGRINSEVIIPGHIRDAIPFEARNETGFQDLFHHVWKEMEVVSDAAKGN; this is translated from the coding sequence ATGAACCAGATTCCTTCAACGCCGGCCAAAATAGAACTCGGCCACGTGACCCATCTTTACCTATCCGCTACCCGGGCATTCATGGCGGTCAGGGATATCAACCTGCGCGTGGAGGAAGGCGAGTTCATCTGTCTGGTAGGTCCCAGCGGCTGTGGGAAAACCACATTGCTTTCACTGATGGCCGGACTGGAGACGCCTACCGCCGGCAAAATATGGATTGATGGAAAGCCTGTCACTGGCACTTCACGCCAGGTCGGCTATATGCTCCAGCAGGATTACCTGTTCAACTGGCGGACGATTGAAGACAACGTCTTTCTAGGTTTGGACATTCAGGGAATCCGCACAAAAGAAACCGAAGAATACGCTCTCCATCTGCTCGAGGAAATGGAGCTCATCGAGGTGCGCAAGTCATCCCCGATGCAGCTGTCGGGTGGCATGAGGCAGCGGGTCGCTCTCGTACGGACACTCGCTTGTCAGCCTGATGTCCTGCTGCTGGATGAACCCTTTTCCGCCCTGGACTATCAAACGAAGCTGAAGCTCGAAGACTTGATCTTCACCACGCTGCGCCGTCATAAAAAGACGGCTGTCCTCGTCACACACGATCTGTCAGAGTCGATCGCGATGGGTGATCGGGTCTATATCCTGTCTCGCAATCCCGGCCGGATTAACAGCGAGGTGATCATTCCCGGACATATTCGCGATGCTATCCCATTTGAAGCGCGGAATGAAACGGGGTTCCAGGACCTGTTCCACCATGTCTGGAAAGAGATGGAGGTGGTCTCTGATGCAGCAAAAGGAAATTGA
- a CDS encoding ABC transporter substrate-binding protein has product MKRLISVGLAAGLAIMAVLAGCSSTPEKIRIGEVTRSLFYAPQYVALEKGFFKEEGLDVELSTIPGGDKVMSALLSGGIEVALVGSETSIYVSQQGAADPVVNFAQLTQTDGTFLVARKKVDNFSFDQLKGSVFLGQRKGGMPQMVGEYVLKQHNINPQSDLQLIQNIEFKNIAASFASGTGEYVQLFEPEASRFEQEGIGHVVASFGKESGTVPYTVFMTKQSYIDSNAAAIQKFTNAVYKGQQWVASHTPKETAEVIGKYFESIKPDILENAVKRYLEQGSYATDPILDEAEWNQLQDIMDKAGELKQRADYAKLVNTTFAKAAKEGK; this is encoded by the coding sequence ATGAAACGCCTCATCTCCGTGGGTCTAGCCGCCGGCCTCGCCATCATGGCAGTCTTGGCTGGATGCTCGAGCACCCCGGAAAAAATACGAATTGGCGAAGTAACACGTTCTTTGTTTTACGCACCGCAATATGTTGCGCTGGAAAAAGGCTTTTTCAAAGAAGAAGGATTGGATGTCGAGCTGTCCACCATCCCTGGCGGCGACAAAGTCATGTCCGCTCTGCTGTCAGGCGGCATCGAAGTCGCTCTCGTTGGCTCGGAAACCAGCATTTATGTCTCCCAGCAAGGAGCAGCTGATCCCGTCGTGAACTTCGCCCAGCTGACACAGACGGACGGTACATTCCTCGTCGCCCGCAAGAAAGTGGACAATTTCTCCTTTGACCAGCTGAAAGGCAGCGTCTTCCTCGGCCAACGCAAGGGGGGAATGCCGCAAATGGTAGGCGAGTACGTGCTCAAGCAGCACAACATCAACCCGCAAAGCGACTTGCAGCTGATCCAAAATATCGAATTCAAAAATATAGCCGCTTCCTTCGCCTCTGGAACCGGCGAGTATGTACAGTTGTTCGAACCCGAAGCCTCCCGTTTTGAACAAGAAGGAATAGGTCATGTCGTAGCCTCATTCGGAAAAGAAAGCGGCACGGTTCCCTATACGGTATTCATGACCAAGCAAAGCTATATCGACAGCAACGCAGCAGCTATCCAAAAGTTTACCAATGCCGTCTACAAAGGGCAACAATGGGTTGCCAGCCATACGCCAAAAGAGACAGCCGAAGTGATCGGGAAGTACTTTGAATCGATCAAGCCGGACATTTTGGAGAATGCGGTGAAACGGTATTTAGAGCAAGGCTCCTATGCGACCGATCCGATTCTGGATGAAGCCGAATGGAATCAACTCCAGGATATCATGGACAAAGCGGGAGAGCTGAAGCAGCGCGCTGATTATGCCAAACTGGTCAATACCACCTTCGCCAAAGCTGCCAAGGAAGGGAAGTAG
- the rnz gene encoding ribonuclease Z codes for MIVTFLGTGSGAPTTRRNVSGIGLRFLQAGKWWLFDCGEGTQHQLLRSPMKISQLEKIFITHLHGDHLYGLIGLLASRSLRNGEAAPLELYGPPGLDRYFRAVMETSPVHLQYPLELKIVSEGVVYEDEDVVVTCRMAKHRVPSFAYAVTEKEKPGAFLVDLAKQAGVPSGPMYGLLKRGERITLDDGTVLDGKDFVGEPQPGRKIVFSGDTEPCKAVRELASGADLLVHEATYSQRDKELAVRSGHSTAQEAAELAKQAGVKQLCLTHFSPRYEDEEGDFTLEDLLAEARAIHPSTVLAEDFGSVSVKRVRITEEMGHHE; via the coding sequence GTGATCGTGACATTTTTGGGAACAGGATCGGGAGCACCTACGACCCGCCGAAATGTAAGCGGAATCGGGCTTCGCTTTTTGCAAGCGGGAAAGTGGTGGCTGTTTGACTGCGGGGAAGGGACGCAGCACCAGCTTCTCCGTTCCCCGATGAAAATTAGCCAGCTGGAAAAAATCTTTATCACCCATTTGCACGGAGATCATCTTTACGGCTTGATCGGCCTTTTGGCTAGCCGTTCCTTGCGCAATGGAGAGGCGGCGCCGCTTGAATTGTACGGTCCGCCTGGCTTGGATCGTTATTTTCGGGCTGTGATGGAGACTAGTCCGGTTCACTTGCAGTATCCATTAGAGCTGAAGATTGTCAGTGAAGGCGTCGTTTACGAGGATGAGGATGTCGTCGTAACGTGCCGAATGGCGAAGCACAGGGTACCTTCTTTTGCCTATGCAGTGACGGAAAAGGAAAAGCCGGGCGCCTTTTTGGTCGATCTGGCCAAGCAGGCGGGAGTGCCTTCGGGTCCAATGTACGGCTTACTGAAACGCGGGGAGCGAATTACCCTGGACGACGGCACGGTGCTGGATGGAAAAGATTTTGTAGGTGAGCCGCAGCCAGGCAGGAAAATTGTCTTTAGCGGCGACACGGAGCCATGCAAGGCCGTACGTGAGCTGGCGAGCGGGGCGGATTTGCTCGTTCACGAGGCGACGTATTCGCAGCGGGACAAGGAACTGGCTGTACGGAGCGGACACTCAACTGCCCAGGAAGCAGCGGAGCTTGCGAAGCAGGCAGGAGTGAAGCAGCTGTGCTTGACGCATTTCAGCCCGCGGTACGAGGATGAAGAGGGAGATTTCACCTTGGAAGACTTGTTGGCGGAAGCGCGCGCGATTCATCCATCTACGGTATTGGCGGAGGATTTTGGCAGTGTCTCCGTCAAGCGCGTGCGGATCACGGAAGAGATGGGCCACCATGAATGA
- a CDS encoding YczE/YyaS/YitT family protein, whose product MRYIMFILGLFVGALGCVLTIRAHLGVAPWDTFHIGLQKTFGLTIGIWSQIVGVIVILSSYAVAKIKPSFPMFLNMVCFGTFLDLILWSNVIPEPQTLTVRLLMFLLGVIIMAIGIGMYLSPRLGAGPRDSFMLAMNERLGWSIQKVRLIIEITVLIAGAALGGPVSIGTVLIALLTGPMIQRTIPFWETVMKKQYGMPEAVKRQVS is encoded by the coding sequence ATGCGCTATATCATGTTTATTCTGGGACTTTTCGTAGGTGCACTGGGATGCGTCCTGACCATTCGGGCACATCTGGGAGTGGCGCCGTGGGATACGTTCCACATCGGTCTCCAAAAGACATTTGGACTCACGATCGGGATCTGGTCGCAAATCGTGGGCGTCATCGTTATCTTATCTTCATACGCAGTGGCGAAAATCAAGCCGAGCTTTCCCATGTTTTTGAACATGGTCTGTTTCGGAACGTTTCTCGATCTGATCTTGTGGTCGAATGTCATACCGGAACCGCAAACGCTGACGGTCCGATTGCTGATGTTCCTGCTCGGGGTCATCATCATGGCCATTGGCATCGGGATGTATTTGTCGCCGCGGCTGGGCGCAGGGCCGCGGGACAGCTTTATGCTTGCCATGAACGAGCGTCTGGGCTGGAGCATCCAAAAGGTGCGCTTGATCATTGAAATCACTGTTCTGATAGCTGGAGCTGCTTTGGGTGGTCCCGTCTCGATCGGTACGGTGCTGATCGCGCTTCTGACAGGGCCGATGATCCAGAGAACCATTCCGTTCTGGGAAACGGTGATGAAAAAACAATACGGCATGCCGGAAGCGGTGAAACGCCAAGTCAGCTAA
- the yjcZ gene encoding sporulation protein YjcZ, protein MSGFNGFGFDDFALVLVLFVLLTIVGCACD, encoded by the coding sequence ATGAGCGGATTCAACGGCTTTGGTTTCGACGACTTTGCTTTGGTGTTGGTGTTGTTCGTACTGTTGACTATCGTTGGTTGTGCTTGCGACTAA
- a CDS encoding stage VI sporulation protein F: MAKKKKIKLKSIKGNPKDVLKKINKKSKKKWKMSDIKSLAKGYSKKDLKDDKKLQKLIKKVSKAVGIDLNEKQLSSVKKQVHDVLG; the protein is encoded by the coding sequence ATGGCCAAAAAGAAGAAAATCAAGCTCAAAAGCATAAAGGGAAACCCGAAGGATGTTCTCAAAAAAATTAACAAGAAGAGCAAAAAGAAATGGAAAATGAGTGATATCAAATCGTTGGCGAAGGGTTACTCGAAAAAGGATTTAAAGGACGACAAGAAATTGCAAAAGCTGATCAAAAAAGTAAGCAAGGCGGTCGGCATCGATCTGAATGAGAAACAATTATCCAGTGTGAAAAAGCAAGTGCATGACGTCCTCGGCTAA
- a CDS encoding S8 family peptidase: MKIISFHRRTPFQQILADLQAHVSDQKEHQTWSCYNDLSCLCVTKQVYERHQAHFNRYPATVEDDVTVSVHAEEEIPWGVRYVGAEKLWKRGRGAGVKIAVIDTGISREHFELRDQIKGGINLVSGRQNGHGTHVAGIIVAEMNQRGIVGVSPEAHLYDVRAFGEDGKSSLGTILRAINWSIENKMDIINMSFGMPQYSEALARSVEKARKQGIVMVASAGNNGGAVEYPARYKGVVGVSAIDQNGKLADFSSRGKGANIKAPGVDILSTWPGNQFKTLNGTSMAAPHVTGLKALEISRSRKNKE, encoded by the coding sequence GTGAAAATAATCAGCTTTCACCGGCGTACACCATTTCAACAGATTTTGGCGGATTTGCAGGCACACGTGTCGGATCAAAAGGAGCATCAGACGTGGAGCTGCTACAACGATCTGTCTTGCCTGTGCGTCACGAAGCAGGTATATGAACGCCATCAGGCTCATTTCAATCGCTATCCCGCAACGGTAGAAGATGACGTGACGGTCAGTGTACATGCCGAAGAAGAGATTCCCTGGGGAGTCCGCTATGTGGGAGCGGAGAAGCTGTGGAAAAGAGGACGAGGAGCCGGCGTGAAAATCGCGGTCATTGATACGGGCATTTCCCGGGAGCATTTTGAACTGCGCGATCAAATCAAAGGGGGGATCAATCTCGTCTCTGGCCGCCAAAACGGACACGGGACGCACGTAGCAGGTATTATCGTGGCGGAAATGAACCAGAGAGGGATTGTAGGCGTGTCACCCGAGGCTCATCTGTACGATGTTCGGGCGTTTGGGGAAGACGGAAAGTCATCGCTCGGCACGATATTACGGGCGATCAACTGGTCCATTGAAAACAAGATGGACATTATTAACATGAGCTTTGGAATGCCGCAATACAGCGAAGCGCTTGCCAGGTCAGTAGAAAAGGCAAGGAAGCAGGGGATCGTCATGGTCGCTTCTGCAGGAAACAACGGGGGAGCAGTGGAGTATCCTGCCCGTTATAAAGGCGTGGTGGGTGTGAGCGCGATCGACCAGAACGGAAAGCTCGCCGATTTTAGTTCTCGCGGCAAAGGCGCCAATATCAAAGCTCCGGGAGTCGATATCTTGTCGACCTGGCCGGGGAATCAATTCAAGACGCTGAACGGGACGTCGATGGCTGCTCCTCATGTGACGGGACTCAAGGCGCTGGAAATTTCCCGATCCAGAAAAAACAAGGAGTAA
- a CDS encoding DUF188 domain-containing protein — protein MHKARVLIDADACPRQALAIAQALCRELGWKCFTYASFNHQLRGDNHISVDAGPQAVDTKLANDTRAGDIVVTQDIGLGALILGKKASSLTPHGMIFDPDRIAFHLEERNEKARFRRGGGRTRGPAARTREDDERFAEALRSLMERERGKTV, from the coding sequence ATGCATAAAGCTCGCGTGCTGATCGATGCAGACGCTTGTCCCCGCCAGGCGTTGGCGATCGCACAGGCGCTCTGCAGGGAGCTCGGCTGGAAGTGCTTTACATACGCAAGCTTCAATCATCAATTGCGTGGAGATAACCATATCTCGGTGGATGCGGGCCCTCAAGCAGTCGATACCAAGCTGGCGAACGATACGAGGGCGGGAGACATTGTCGTCACACAGGATATTGGTCTTGGCGCTTTGATTTTGGGTAAAAAAGCTTCGTCCCTTACACCGCACGGGATGATTTTTGATCCGGACCGAATCGCCTTTCATCTGGAGGAGCGAAATGAAAAAGCCAGGTTTCGCCGTGGGGGAGGACGTACCCGTGGACCGGCTGCACGCACCCGCGAGGATGACGAGCGGTTTGCTGAGGCATTGCGTTCATTGATGGAAAGAGAAAGGGGGAAAACGGTTTGA
- a CDS encoding phosphatase PAP2 family protein, whose product MKRNGRGVAIGAVLFAAMSVALISLYMTGKVNGMDETGFALAADIRTEAWTSFFTALTYLGSGVVLAPVGVVLIVALFAKKLRAEALTLLLTLGGGELLNELLKAVFARPRPTDVHLIPLPDSFSFPSGHAMIAPAFYCMLAYLVSRWLRGSAWATIVQVVTVILVVLLGASRVYLGVHYASDVLTGFCLAMCGYFLVRYGYERHLERQPAPASPIVPSP is encoded by the coding sequence ATGAAAAGGAATGGGAGAGGGGTAGCCATCGGAGCCGTTCTGTTTGCAGCCATGTCTGTCGCTCTGATCAGCTTGTACATGACAGGGAAAGTGAACGGCATGGATGAGACGGGCTTTGCGCTGGCTGCTGATATACGGACAGAGGCATGGACGTCGTTTTTTACTGCGTTGACCTATTTGGGAAGCGGCGTCGTATTGGCTCCTGTGGGAGTCGTGCTCATTGTGGCGCTTTTTGCCAAAAAGCTGCGTGCCGAGGCGCTCACCCTTTTGCTTACACTTGGAGGCGGTGAGCTGTTGAACGAGCTGCTCAAAGCCGTATTCGCCAGACCTCGGCCGACTGACGTTCATTTGATTCCGTTGCCCGACTCCTTTTCCTTTCCCAGCGGACACGCGATGATTGCTCCTGCCTTTTATTGCATGCTCGCCTATCTGGTCAGTCGTTGGCTGAGAGGATCAGCGTGGGCAACGATCGTACAGGTCGTGACGGTCATCCTGGTCGTACTCCTCGGAGCGAGCAGGGTGTATCTGGGCGTACATTACGCGAGCGACGTGCTTACGGGGTTTTGCCTGGCCATGTGCGGGTATTTTCTCGTCCGGTACGGATATGAAAGGCATTTGGAAAGACAGCCCGCACCCGCGAGCCCGATTGTCCCATCCCCGTAA
- a CDS encoding LysR family transcriptional regulator encodes MDFEQLRAFYTLAQTKNFTKAAEMLHLVQSTVTMRIKQLEEKVGKPLFIRDKRSVEITQAGLTLLPYAERILKLSHEALNEVASLQPYEDYLSIGSLNAIWTSTLEPILKEYHYRYPQIAISTRTGHSSDVIQYLLDNVIQIGIVYVPPSLPNFDVIPTWEDEVVLVSRPGCTYITTTDIDSRELRRLPLIHMNWGPPFNEWIRQTLPRNYVPKLTVDKAELAIDLIKEGLGVSLMTRSAVKAHLAAGELVEITITGNKPPKRSAYIVLPREKKNKPSVEKWLGLMKELGYSTS; translated from the coding sequence ATGGACTTTGAACAATTACGCGCATTTTACACGTTAGCACAAACAAAAAATTTCACCAAGGCTGCAGAAATGCTCCACCTTGTTCAGTCTACCGTTACTATGCGCATCAAGCAACTGGAAGAAAAAGTAGGAAAACCTCTCTTCATCCGGGACAAACGGAGTGTCGAAATCACACAGGCAGGACTCACTCTGCTACCGTATGCAGAGCGTATTCTCAAGCTCTCCCATGAAGCGTTAAACGAAGTCGCATCCCTGCAGCCGTATGAGGACTACCTGTCCATCGGCAGCTTGAACGCGATTTGGACCTCGACCCTCGAGCCCATTCTCAAGGAGTACCATTACCGTTACCCGCAGATCGCCATCAGCACCAGAACCGGCCACTCATCAGACGTCATCCAGTATTTGTTGGACAACGTGATTCAGATCGGGATCGTGTACGTACCGCCTTCCCTGCCGAACTTTGATGTGATTCCGACCTGGGAGGATGAAGTCGTCTTGGTGAGCCGCCCTGGCTGTACGTACATTACAACCACTGACATCGATTCCAGGGAGCTGCGACGTCTCCCGCTCATCCATATGAACTGGGGCCCGCCTTTTAACGAATGGATCAGGCAGACTCTCCCGCGGAATTACGTTCCCAAGCTGACTGTCGACAAGGCTGAGCTGGCCATCGATCTGATCAAGGAAGGACTTGGCGTGAGCCTCATGACGAGATCTGCTGTGAAGGCACATCTGGCGGCGGGGGAGCTCGTTGAAATTACCATCACCGGAAACAAACCGCCAAAGCGCTCTGCATATATCGTGCTGCCCCGCGAGAAAAAGAACAAACCCAGCGTGGAAAAATGGCTGGGCTTGATGAAGGAATTGGGCTATTCGACCTCGTAG
- a CDS encoding MDR family MFS transporter, which yields MKREVWRETPFGVKLLLTTSFLMNMGFYALIPYLTLYLTGSIGWALAMAGLVLSVRQFSQQGFAFIGGVAADAFGYKGTMVLGMAVRAIGFAMFAFCTETWHFFVAAILSGLGGALFDPAGSAAFAVLTPESIRKEVFAFRNVLTNIGVVGSQIIGTALSAVDFTYLSLFAGGIFGLCALVAFFLLPPISATSTRQSVWDSMLHVIKDRQFVRFTVILMGYYYLSNQIFLTIPLLVENVTHNKGNVGIVLSAVSVSVILLQMKVSHWMEGYSQRLTLIGVGTMIMGTGLFMLTFANSLWLLLLDVFLYALGTMIAVPNLVDVVPRFAPKELVGAYYGFNGYSIAIGGSVGQIAGGWVYDQSIQLEMAWLPWTICLLVGMVVAWMLYQMEHGTNQIGKDYPKIARS from the coding sequence ATGAAACGGGAAGTATGGAGGGAAACACCGTTTGGAGTAAAGCTTCTGCTTACCACTTCATTTCTGATGAACATGGGCTTTTACGCACTGATCCCGTATCTTACGTTATACTTGACGGGCAGCATCGGGTGGGCACTGGCGATGGCAGGGCTGGTACTGAGTGTCCGGCAGTTTTCCCAGCAAGGCTTTGCCTTCATAGGCGGAGTTGCCGCAGATGCATTTGGATATAAAGGAACCATGGTGCTCGGAATGGCCGTACGTGCTATAGGATTTGCCATGTTCGCGTTTTGTACCGAGACATGGCATTTTTTTGTGGCTGCCATCTTGTCTGGATTAGGAGGGGCTTTGTTCGATCCCGCAGGCTCTGCTGCCTTTGCGGTGCTGACTCCGGAATCCATCCGAAAAGAAGTTTTTGCTTTTCGAAATGTGTTGACCAATATTGGCGTCGTAGGTTCCCAAATTATCGGAACTGCATTGTCTGCCGTTGATTTTACGTACTTGTCCCTTTTTGCAGGAGGGATCTTTGGATTATGTGCGCTGGTTGCCTTTTTCCTGCTGCCACCGATCTCGGCTACGAGCACGCGTCAAAGCGTATGGGATAGCATGCTCCACGTGATCAAGGATCGGCAGTTTGTCCGTTTCACCGTAATCTTGATGGGGTATTACTATTTGAGCAATCAAATTTTCCTCACGATTCCCCTCCTGGTGGAAAACGTGACCCATAACAAAGGAAATGTGGGGATCGTGCTGTCCGCTGTGTCTGTATCCGTCATTCTGCTGCAGATGAAGGTCAGTCACTGGATGGAAGGCTACTCGCAACGCCTGACCTTGATCGGGGTGGGTACGATGATCATGGGAACAGGATTGTTTATGCTGACGTTTGCAAATTCACTCTGGCTGCTCCTGCTTGATGTGTTCCTGTATGCCTTGGGTACGATGATCGCAGTCCCCAATCTGGTGGATGTGGTGCCCAGATTCGCCCCTAAGGAGCTGGTCGGTGCCTACTACGGCTTTAACGGGTACTCGATCGCGATCGGAGGATCCGTCGGTCAAATCGCTGGCGGCTGGGTATATGATCAGTCTATCCAGCTGGAAATGGCCTGGCTGCCTTGGACGATCTGTCTGCTGGTCGGGATGGTCGTGGCGTGGATGCTGTATCAAATGGAGCACGGAACCAATCAGATCGGCAAGGATTACCCCAAAATCGCTCGGTCCTAA